CCGCCGGCAAAATGGGAGCCCAAGCGGCAAATTCAGTGGCTTGCGCGCCAGCCGGACAAAAGACAATTTTAATGCGCACCGGACGATCCGCTTTTAAATCCATCATACCTGTAAGCAATTCATTATAGCGAAAGGAAACACCGTTCTCTCCCGAAAGAATTTCTGCCGCACCGCCAGCAGGTATGCTTACTTTGCGCGCCCCTGTTCCTTGAAAATAACGGGCTTGCACTTCCTTGCCCACCGCCAGATAATCCTGGCTTGGCCCTGCTTGACCCGTCCGCTGAATTTGTAGTTGCGCCACGCCAGGCCCTGAATTTTCTACGACAATGGCTAAACGTTTCCAATTTTTAGTATCATTCACATGATGATAAAACAGGCGCACATCCCCCTGCACCGTATCTTGGTATAAAATACCGTCGTTTGCTGCCATCTCCGGGCTATCCGAAAATAGAAGGGTCGGGCCGCTTCTTTCCACTGTCATCGGCCATTCCGGCAACGCAGATACCTCCATATTTCCTACGGAAGTACGATCATCCGCGGCAGTGCCGGCGCTGACGCCCCCCGTCTGCAGTAAAACAAAAAGAAACAGCAGCAGTGCCGCCTTCCAGGCTTGGTTATTCACTATAGTATATCTCCCTTCCCTTGAGTTGATGATGGAGCCATCGGCAGCCCATACTTTTCCGCCAGCATTTCCAAGCGACGTAAGCGATGGTTTAGACCGGAACGGGACAGTTGCCCTCCAGACAGTTCCACCAGCTCTGATAACGGCGCCTCCTGATGTTCCAGACGCAAGCGGGCTACTTCTTTCAAATGAGCCGGAAGCTTTTCCAGCCCTACAGCCTCATCCAAATACCGAATACTGGCCACTTGACGCACCGCCGCTTCCACCGTCTTTTGCAAATTAGCGGTTTCACAGTTAACCAAACGATTGACCTGATTGCGCACATCTTTGACTACACGCACGTTTTCAAACGA
The nucleotide sequence above comes from uncultured Anaeromusa sp.. Encoded proteins:
- a CDS encoding copper amine oxidase codes for the protein MNNQAWKAALLLFLFVLLQTGGVSAGTAADDRTSVGNMEVSALPEWPMTVERSGPTLLFSDSPEMAANDGILYQDTVQGDVRLFYHHVNDTKNWKRLAIVVENSGPGVAQLQIQRTGQAGPSQDYLAVGKEVQARYFQGTGARKVSIPAGGAAEILSGENGVSFRYNELLTGMMDLKADRPVRIKIVFCPAGAQATEFAAWAPILPADQYRMRGTFLQADRLLTAKNTYNPLDDNTVAVTLADNAQDTFVKGIDATDGTETVNYGNYGVIYQLRLPTANSGGVALYLSPQGGEYAGFLGVRYQKPAELVLPTPMGQTAFGSVGDFRQISLVGRYTSGQDLFVRFSPPGGSNLPVRLVLSPYWRSGGA